From the Homo sapiens chromosome 1, GRCh38.p14 Primary Assembly genome, one window contains:
- the HNRNPCL2 gene encoding heterogeneous nuclear ribonucleoprotein C-like 2, translating to MASNVTNKMDPHSVNSRVFIGNLNTLVVKKSDVEAIFSKYGKIAGCSVHKGFAFVQYDKEKNARAAVAGEDGRMIASQVAVINLAAEPKVNRGNAGVKRSAAEMYGSSFDLDYGFQRDYYDGMYSFPARVPPPPPIALAVVPSKRQRISGNTSRRGKSGFNSKSGKRGSSKSGKLKGDDLQAIKQELTQIKQKVDSLLENLEKIEKEQSKQEVEVKNAKSEEEQSSSSMKKDETHVKMESEGGAEDSAEEGDPLDDDDNEDQGDNQLHLIKNNEKDAEEGEDNRDSTNGQDDS from the coding sequence ATGGCCAGCAACGTTACCAACAAGATGGATCCTCACTCCGTGAACTCCCGTGTGTTCATTGGGAATCTCAACACTCTTGTTGTCAAGAAATCTGATGTGGAGGCGATCTTTTCCAAGTATGGCAAAATTGCGGGCTGCTCTGTTCATAAGGGCTTTGCCTTCGTTCAATATGATAAGGAGAAAAATGCCCGGGCTGCTGTAGCAGGAGAGGATGGCAGAATGATTGCTAGCCAGGTTGCAGTTATTAACCTGGCTGCAGAGCCAAAAGTGAACCGAGGAAACGCAGGTGTGAAACGATCCGCAGCGGAGATGTACGGCTCCTCTTTTGACTTGGACTATGGCTTTCAACGGGATTATTATGATGGGATGTACAGTTTCCCAGCACGtgtacctcctcctcctcccattgCTCTGGCTGTAGTGCCCTCGAAACGCCAGCGCATATCAGGAAACACCTCACGAAGGGGCAAAAGTGGCTTCAATTCTAAGAGTGGAAAGCGGGGATCTTCCAAGTCTGGAAAGCTGAAAGGAGATGACCTTCAGGCCATTAAGCAGGAGTTGACCCAGATAAAACAGAAAGTGGATTCTCTCCTGGAAAACctggaaaaaattgaaaaggaacaGAGCAAACAAGAGGTAGAGGTGAAAAATGCTAAGTCAGAAGAGGAGCAGAGCAGTAGCTCCATGAAGAAAGATGAGACTCATGTAAAGATGGAGTCTGAGGGGGGTGCAGAAGACTCTGCTGAGGAGGGGGACCCActggatgatgatgataatgaagaTCAGGGGGACAACCAGCTTCATTTGATcaagaataatgaaaaagatgctgaggaaggagaggataaCAGAGACAGCACCAATGGCCAGGATGACTCTTAA